Sequence from the Argopecten irradians isolate NY chromosome 12, Ai_NY, whole genome shotgun sequence genome:
TAACAACTTTTAGCGGTTATTTTATTTTGCGATTAATATTGATTGTAAATCTTCACAATAACTACCGGCGACATTTGTAACGTTTTTATTTCAGATACAGACGACACAATGTAACAGCCTAGATGATCGGTCGTTATACCTTCTATGTACTCCTCAGATATGTCGTATGTGGAGAATCTGTTCAAAATTAATGATCAAAGTTTTACTCAATATTGCCACTACATCAATTTTCACTATCGTACAAATAAATCTTTTCATCCATTATCTTGAGTTCTTGTCTGTTATGTTTTAAGGTTAAGTCAACTATATACGACAATTcaataattcaaattcaaaGTCTCTAAAATTCacggatttttttattttacattgaacatACAATTCTCGTcatgtttatatgatatataaaaacatcTGTTGAATATACAAAGGTAGCAatttaacagaaaaaattaactttaatcgaggtgggggtaaaaaatccaatatggcgactgtcgtccctttctctgttttatagtaaatatcccgatttttaaataattttttcaaatctcgtattttttggaaaatatcCAAAGGTCTGTCAtgtatactcatcagtccatcctccaaatacaaaaaaatgtatgacaacgtCCATTtccattgagttggccccctgtggtcTATGATCGTTTTTAGCCTGAGCCAGCTAGGAAAATTAGACTGGGCCAATTAATACTgttcaaaatcagaaataatctcttcaaaattcttcaaaagCACAAACACTTGTGATTTCAGACAAAGATTTACTCACATGAATAAAATGTAGTCAACATGAACAGTATCCTGTTACAGTAGGCAGGCAAGCCAAtcataatggccgccattttgtttgagTCAAAGATAATAATGAAACCGGACACGTGTAGAACAAAAAATCcggattttatcaaatattatttatgttattaaaaaaaattatcataaatattattgaataacaatatgaaaataataaatatatgcatatttaagGCTTTtaaaaaagtgttaaaaattacactaaaatgtttttttcgCTTATGACCCTTGTTTTGACCCTTTCACCCGTTTTTTCAAAGGTGATCACCCGATTTGACCTCATCAGAGGTTGGCAATACTGTAAACTCCATGTCACTGTCTCTACAAATAGTAAAAACCGTCCGCAAACAAACCTAGAATGTAAacctcttttgtttacataGATAGCAAAAAGACACCATAACTTATAGTAGTGATACTGCGAAGTCGCTTCAATTTGTTATTGGCGTGCTACATTTTATTAGCAATACTAGAGTAGTTCCCCTTTATTGGCGCTCTCGTTTATTACTATAGCGGGTATCCCTATTTTGCCGGGGTCCAAATTTTGCCACTTTTATGATAAcaagtgatatattgatatgcaTGACGTTAGGTGAGCAGTTCGATAATCAGTAAGAAATGGAGATAATCTTCATAACAAATTTCAAACcattaacaaaataattctCTATCGACAGACATATCCTTATTTCTGGAAGTTACCTTCACGTGGCGACAATTCCTGTGGGGTATCAGAGAGATTAACGTGattaaaaatgttgtttattttgtctTGATTCCACATAATGTTGAATGAGTGTCTTATACATTAATCCAATTACTGTGCATGAgcattttactgtacattttatTCTATCATTTTTAAACAGAAGTAAAACTAATCGTAAGAGGGAACACTATTATGTTTCAAAAAGGTAATATTTTTGATGCAGTATGAAGGTAGTATCGATCATGTAAAGATCTTAACATAACACAGcttttgaaatttcattttaatggCCTAGATCACAAAATTGATGCGcgttaatatattatattgaatcaaagaataaataattgatatatattctcATAAAGAACAAGAACGGAAGGATGAATCGAAATACTAAACTTAACAACTTTTAGCGGTTATTTTATTTTGCGATTAATATTGATTGTAAATCTTCACAATAACTACCGGCGACATTTGTAACGTTTTTATTTCAGATACAGACGACACAATGTTACAGCCTAGATGATCGGTCGTTATACCTTCTATGTACTCCTCAGATATGTCGTATGTGGAGAATCTGTTCTAAATTAATGATCAAAGTTTTACTCAATATTGCCACTACATCAATTTTCACTATCGTACAAATAAATCTTTTCATCCATTATCTTGAGTTCTTGTCTTTATGTTTTAAGGTTAAGTCAACTATATACGACAATTcaataattcaaattcaaaGTCTCTAAAATtcacggattttttttattttacattgaacatACAATTCTCGTcatgtttatatgatataaaaacatcTGTTGAATATACAAAGGTAGCAATTTAACAGTACTTGAATGTTGAGCTAATAAACAGAAGATAGATAAaagtattctgtctttgcatattacagagttacctcccttgcaggtaggtatacattgtgacgtcactattttgtgagcaaaactcacgtcatttttctgaaaataatgacgttacgcaCGCAAACGcttgacgtcataattaataAGGAcagcaaggacagataactatGCAATGTGCACATAGAGGATAATTGTACCTTACAAACTATCGCTGTGTTCTTGTAAAAATCTTGTTAGAGCTGCGAATTCGggacataatgtacatgtataataaaaacgCTCAAAATATACATTGCGTGTTGTCGTCGGTGCAGCAGTGCATGAAATATTAGAATTATTTCTATTCTGCCTTGCTTGggatttcaaaacattttcatgacTAATCTCCTTttatgatttcaaaatgacaaCGAAATTCAATAATAAGAATGAAGTTGATGGCTTACAGCATTGTACTGTTATAATAAGGCTGCTTCTGTAGATGTAAACTACTTTATTTATGTAttggttatatttacatttaaactaGTCAATGGAGAGAAAATAGGTAAAACATTAAAGTATGATAATAAAACTTCTAGTGTGCataaagaaaaatatctttTGATGGAACAGCCTATGATGTAGTGAGAAATAGTTAATGCTAATTACTTTCGGTGTGTTGCCATGGACAACCGACTCAACAATAACAGCTGATGAAATGGTTCTCTCAATAAAGCggatatacaaagataaatataatacattaatctatttaaaatattttaattagaatatattttcattttgatcaattttaaaaatatttcaatactcATATAGACTTAAACCCAGTCTTTGCGTGACCTCTCGAACTCTGATGAAGGTATTAATACGCCAGAGCCTAACTGACAAATTAATGttggaaattatcatacattgggcttAGTAGCTACATATAGGTACTGTGCAGTGGCAATGTAGATATAATCCGTTGTTGGCATTTATAGGTATGTTATAGGTACGTAATAATAACACTGTTCTGAATATAGTACaaaacattattaaaaaaaacaatacttaagtcaaattaaataaaacgatatatgaaaaaatatcatatgatataaTGTGTATTTAACGATGTTGCAATGTGCTTCTgttctgcatttgcatattacagagttatctgcccttgtgggtatgtattaattgtgacgtcatgtgtctgcgagcgtaacgtcatacctttcagagaaaacgacgtgaattgcactcacaaaataatgacgtaacaatatataattacccgtaagggagctaactctgtaatatgcagtAATCTGAGTGATGAAGCCATACATTTATACACTATAAGCGATCGTTAATACTTCGACATTCTAGCAAAGCATGGGATTTAATCATATGGCGTCACTCAATGCAAATCCCTTGAGGAACCGAATCACAAAGACTACAAAAAGATTCCACCAAACGCCGCTACCAAGTGCTGCCGCTCTGTTAATGCATGGTACCAAGATAGTTGGGTACGTAGTAGGTAGTGGAAGGGGAGGGGACGGAGGGGcaggtaaatctttaaaagatTCAAATACGGATTTATAAGTACTCTCGTAATTATAAAATACCAAAGGCTTTCCGAGTGGAGCTGATAGGTTAGTGATTTTCGTAAACCCTGCATATTCACCTCCGTCCCATATGTTTACCCAGGTTCCTTGTGGAAGGTAGATATCGCCCGAGGTGGCGCCCTGAGTGACTATCGGAGCCACCACCAAGTCTGGACCGTACATATACTGGTATTTTGCAGCGTAGCTATTCGGTGTCTGATCAACGAAGAACATAGGGCGCTGCACTGGTGTTCCAGTTTGTATGTATTCCTCTATTGCGGCTCTGGTATAGTTAGCCAGAATGCTGTGAGCCTTGGACAGACGGGCGAAGTGCTGCAGCAGGTAGGAGTTTGAATATACCTGTACATTAGCATCTGGTTGGTTGCCTGAAGGACAAAATGTTTTTCTTCAACGGTAATtcattttatacaaaatgtacaaaatttaCTTGTAATCTTTTTATGAGAATACTGTAAATTAGTCTATTTTCACGTATACATCATTTCGCGTGTACAATATTCCCATTACAAAACATCGGGATCAagatatattattaaaattcGTGCATTCATATTATAAACAGTAATTAGTGAAACGTTAGATTTGGTGTTCGACATCTACCAGAAAATTACGTAAACATGTGTATCTCACGAAAATGCATACAGAAGTGGAGGACATCAATGTACTTCTCTTACTTACCACAACAGGACATTCAATGTTAAAGAGTTTTTACGTAGTTTGCTAAAAAGCTGTATAGAtagtgaaaatgaaaacaaaaagtCAAATTACCTTCATGTGTGCGCATGTATGGAGTAAATACAGCCATTTCGCCGGATCTGATGAGCAGTTCCGAGGTACGTTTGAGTCCCATGCTGGCGAATGTGGTGTATCCCCCAATATCGAAGTGGGTCATCCCGATCCCAGATACCCCAGCCGACAGTGCTGCCACCACAGTGGACGGTAGACCATCTgcgaggtcaaagttcacgttCTGATCACCTGCCCACATCAGCGTCGTATAGTTGGAAATACCTAAAAGTCCATACAATGCCATAGAACCATCATCTAAGAAGGTGCAGTTTTGGAAAAAGTTGAGCAGCCTTTTGAGAACTCAATATGCTTTAGCTACTAACAACCACTGTCGAATCTTACAAGATATCACATTTCTGATTACGTTAATTTTTACCGGTCATATACCCCAAAGTATCACATcattacaaaaaattataattgtttttgtaataatataggataaattatacataattgtacattatcGCCTTCTGAACAACTTAAACCCaatgaataaaatgttaaaattcataacgcgggtcgtcctATCTTTCCGCCTTCATCCTTATCACTACGCCAGACGTCATAGGCATAACAGCCAAATGCCACTTCATTGTTAACCTAGATTATGCAGGCAATCTTCCGTTTGTTTGTGGCTGTatcctcatcttaggccattgatATCAGTTTCCTTATGCTATCATTATGTTTCGGAAACGAAGTAGacctttaaaaatgaaattttacctgAATATCCAGACCTCATAAAGAAGACCACTTCGCCTTCTTTATTTGATTCCTGTACTGCCACCCTGTTCATCTGTGCCCAGTACAACGGCCATTTGTTATGGAGTGTTTCACCTTCCCCGTGGTGAAAATGTGCCGTAGTCGGTAGGTACTCTCCAAAGTCTGCCATCCATCCTCCCAGACCTATGTCTATCATATTCTTCTTGAGGATGGTCTCTGTAAGAAAATGGGTATACTATACAGTTATTGCACTGGCGGTAGAGAGACATAAAGATTTGTTTACTCAAGGCACATCATATTTCCCGAGGGCGTACACGATGTTTTGTCGCCCTAACACGTAACGTCTCTCGACTAATCATTTTCTGTGAAGTATTATAAGTGTcattcatacgtggatatgaagaatagggataGTCTACCCGtcggtcacaaaatgttgtaaaatccgaggcttgccgagggttttacaacatattGAGATCCCGAGggaagaatatccctatccttcatatccacgtatgaaagagtatatTTCTCCCATACCTCTACGTTTTCTTGAAATTTGACTTCTATtgatttccgccattttgaaataaaatctcCGTTCGAAAAAAaatgcgtgatattttcaacgcagaATCCAGcttaatttcaaaaagaaattgttataattgtgactagaaaatagtaattttgttgacgctgtgacgtcacgaggctttatttcacgtgtaggtatgagagaaaataatATAGTATCTCGTCTTTTACATGATCTCTGTAACAAGTCGGGTATATCATTAATAATTCTCTACAAATATTCTGAAGCATATTAAACATATTATTGAAGTACTTATCGAGCAAGTGCTTTCTGGGTAGTCTATCTGTAACATAGATGGTTGACGTTAACACATGCATTCGAAACTGAATTTACAAATATGTTGATGATATCTCCAATAATAACTCTAGATAATATGTGTAATCCGCATTTTGttgtataaaaatattgtgtgtatggTATGATTATAACAGCCAGTTTCTTTGTATCTATGGCTTTGGTATTGTATCATCTTCAAAGTTGATAAAGAGCTGATGTTGTTGTGATATGTCGTTGAAACGCCAATGTTAAAGACGTTCCGTGAATATATGGGCTGCTAGATAAGTCTACAGTATGTGATTCATTCTGACCCCATTTCACTAATAGAGTACCTTTATACCACGTAAAGGCGTCTGGGTTAGTGAAGTCAATGGATCCACAGAAGAACTCTCCAAAGTTGGTGAGAAGGGTTTTGTTAGTTCTCGGGTCCATAATGAAATATCCCAAACTGTCTGCCTCCTTAAATAAGTCCCCGTCTTTGTTGAGGTTCGGGTTTACATAGGCCAGTACCCGTATACCTTGTTTCTTAAGGTCGGAGATAGTGTCGTTCCATTCTGagaaatacaattataaaagAATTTCATGTGCTGAAAGCATATAtagttcatttttttatataaatgtgcactcaatttaatttcatattcctAAAATTTACGCATTTGTAATTCCGTTTCTTTATCTTagaaatgctccaccgccgacagaacacaCATGATATATTCATCACTTTAGCAAACATCGGTGTTTAATCCTAtaaatatagatctatatatgtctatttaacacaagaacaatatgaaataatttattttgcttttaatgTATGCACAAACGGTAcgtattccatataggacatagttccacagattttttttccgGAACGCAATTAATAATTCTTAAtatttcatcttgaagtaaaattagaagctcaaacttttcaatagtggtaatggtgtgatgtaagtaacttttgtaactgaaaaatactaattcgtctgcttctgcttttgatagagaaaaaaataccatttttcagcggttgggcatctttaaattaattttgtttccttaaaaaatatttccatgTTCTACGTGTCTATGTAAGTTCGTTAAAATTAATGTGATCACAAATATAGCGAAATTCGAAcgaataaaaaaatgtatataaacctCACTgttatacagtgtggtgttgAGTTTCCAGTTCCAGAAAACTCTCTTTCCGAAAGAGGTGTGGATATCTCCGGACCAGTCCTGTATCCAGAGTCCATTCACCTTTACACCTGCATCCTGGACCGTCTTCAGTCTGGCCAACATctataacatatattatttacttTGATCATGGTCAAGTTTCTCAAAACACAGCTTTCCTTAGCAAATACCTATATACGAGCGATACCTATCGCTTATTATGTgagacatgatatatatatgataaaataatttcgatagttaataataattattgtaattataactgttatattacaaacatcacacaataatatcaatatgtgACAACTAATTCGTTTCGAAAAAAGAATGCTGAAATAGACATGAGTAAAGCACACCAGATGATTATACAAGAACCTTGTTATTCAACATACCGTGTCTGTTCCGCCCTGGACGCCTATTGTAATACCGGAAGTGACCCAGTCCGGAAGTGGAGGCATGCGGCCCTGAAACTGAGACAGGGACTGCACCAGTGATAACGGAGAGTTTCCGGTCTTGAAGTAGAATTTACCCACAATGCCCTTGATGAAGATCTCGTGATAAGTTGAAGAGCTGAAGTCAAGCACAATGTAATTAGTGTCCTTGTAATGGAGGTAGTAGTTCCGAGTACTCACGAAGGATGGCTGGGGGAAATATGTCGTGTGGAAGGCACCACCACCTCCGGTCTTTAGGTCAGCGTAATACGTCACCAGATTACTCTTATCCCTGCCAACACCTAACatgatttaaaatatatcaGTTTCAATCGTGATACAAGTGTAAAATAGGATGATGAAACGTATTTTGAGGGAAGggcatgtttgcccccccctgCTTCCTAGGCCCTTGTCACTAATAACACATATttgaagaaattgaaaaaaaagtaaagaagTCTGAATTCGAAAGCCATATGCAACCAACCAATGAGAGACGCGCTGTATGTAAGCAACTGCTTTAGAATTAATCACACGAATGCTCCATTATAAAACATTCATAGTAATGGAATAAATTACATTTGATAAAACCAGTGTACTTGGATTAGTAACCGATGGTCCATTTGTGCGAACATCTAACAGAGAATAACAAAAATGCTGATTTTATTATAAACAGTTCCTCTCAGAaacaataatgaattaatttaatttcattcaataTTGAAATCCTAAAAAAAGATCGATGTTGACTTCCGaacagcctcgttttcaaatgAAGTATATTTCGTACCTTGCTCCCTTGTCCATATAGGGTATTTGAGATCGTCTGCCCGCAGCACTGATACTACCTCCGGTGGAGTGTATGTTCTTTCCCGGAGGTTGAAGTGAGAAAACTGTTCCCCGCCCCCGAACACCTTTTCGGTGGCTTCAGCGTATATCCTCAGCCACAGATATTGGTAATTTGTAGCGCCAACATCTACTGTTGATACAACCAGGTCACTGTCTGGGGTAGACTCGAACGTCACATTACACTGAAACAAATGACATGGTGCACTGAAACAGATTTCATATTACTTAAAAGTTGTATAGTCTACaactttttctaattttttgtagaaaaaaaaacatttaaagtgtTCTTCATATTTTTCGTCAAGCTTCCCATATTTACCGAGTTTTGTAAAGTTtgtattcgcaaagttattaaataattaaatctaACTATTGGTTTTCCTCATATACAGGTTTAAAATAGCTCGAAATCGCCGATCTTTTCcgatctattccgatctgtacGGGTATATACGACTCGGGATGATATTCACCAATGACGCTTCGCATCTATGCCAAACAAATGTCTGTCCGTTTTGTTTATGACTTTTTAAACCCAAACGATaatgagaataatgcttatattttaattcaattaactCAATCAAGTACTAATTAGGCAAACAATTCATTgattttacttttacaataaaacaaattgagttgtggTGCATTGATATCCAATAGtttagtttggccaatgactgtgccacTTTTAAAATATCCCGCGAAAACGCCtgtatgtatgacgtcataatactagACTTAAAACTGTTTAGGTCTATGAAAAAATACAGCATTATAATTCAATGCTAAATGATGGTAGGCGGCTTCATACCAAACAATATCTCAAACATATTCGTCTGATGTTAATAAAGCAAACCTGGAAATCGTCTCCATCGAATTTTAACAGCACATAATCTTTGTCCTCTGTGGTAATATGTTCATATTTCCGGAGAGGGATACGATCCTGTATCACATTGTCGATATGGAAATTCCCTAATCCTCCAATGAAATTAGTTTGGCCTTCTCCAACGAACACCATAGGGTTCTTTAAAGTATGCTGGAAAATCTGCAGATAAAAAAGACAAAACTAAGTCTTTATGTTATCCATAAACAAGAACTGAACAAAAGAATATGTCTGAAATCTCGTTTTCAAAAACTGTATAAACACGAGGCTAAATGTAGGGTCATCATACGAGGAAGCCACAAGTTTTAAATCATAGAATAAGAAATACGGTTGTTAACTAAGTTGATGTGAAAACTATAATAATTTGCTccacaaaaatcatcaaaacttgTTTTGACACATCCATATTAATACTACAAATCTGAGTTGAAAATACGAGTAGTTATGCAGTGTTACAGcccattttgaaaaaattaacgcaatttgaaataatttttcaaagcGGGTTATAACAATGCAATGTATACATTTTCCcatgtttctttttgttttcaaaaaaaaagaaaagaaaaaaattcatgAAACTGAAAAAAGCTTGTTTTTGAGGGAAACACATCATCAATATCTTTCTTGTGCAGAATGAAaatttttgctttaaatccGACGATGCTAGTTAAAGAGCATGCAtttgagaataacaaacacTATTGTATAACTTGgcacaaacaaaagtgacaatACAGGGGTAGATGTGGTATAATAACTGCAGCAGTGTTGATGAGGATTATGAGCATCAAACGATTACTGCTTCACTGTTGGTGATTCCATGGTGAGGTgttatgataaaaaatacttcCTATGTTCTATATTGATGAGGTGTTCCGATATGAAATACTTCCTGTGACATACTAATAAGGTGTTCCTATATAAAATACTTCCTATGTTATATATTGATGAAGTGTTCCGAATATAAATACTGCCTATGGAATATTGATGAATTGTTCCGATATAAAATACTTCCTATGACATATTGATGAGGTGTCCAATAAAATACTCCTTGACAAACTGATGAGATGTTCCGATAAAAAATACTTCCTTTGGCGAACTGATGAGGTGTTCCGATATAAAATAAACTCCTATGAAGAACTGATGAAGTGTTCCGATATAAAATACTTCCTTTGACGAACTGATAAGGTGTTCCGATATAAAATACTTCCTATGACGAACTGATGAGGTGTTCCGATAAAAATTATTTCCTATGACATACTGATGATGTGTTCAGATAAAATACTTCCCTTGACAAAATGATGAGATGTTTCGATATCAATTACTTCCTTTGGCGAACTGATGAGGTGTTCCGATATAAAATCTTCCTGTGACGACTGATAGGtttgatataaaatacttcCTATACGAACTGATGAGGTGTTCTATGAATGAGAGGTGTTGATATAAATATTCCTTGACGAACTGATAGTTCGATATATTATTCCTATGACATACTGATAGATGTGCTTCCGTATAAAAATTCTTGACAATGAGAACTGCATATATGAGTTCGTTCAGATATATAAAAACTTCCTTGACAATGTAAGGTTTATAATCTATGACGAACTGATGATGTTCGAATTTCTTGACATACTGATGAGTGTTCGATATAAAATACTTCCTTGACGAATGATGAGGTTTTGATATAATATTCCTTGCAACTGATGTGTTTTACGATATAAAATACTTCCTGACGAACTGATGAGTGTCAATATAAATTTCCTTGACGAACTGATGAGTGTTCAGATATAAATTACTTTCCTATGACATA
This genomic interval carries:
- the LOC138336301 gene encoding sulfoquinovosidase-like isoform X3, translated to MYLCREVYQTQIACQNNYNDKMRTPVLCVTLVTVQLLVAVSGVKRYVFTPTQPDGFKVSINNVTIFQHTLKNPMVFVGEGQTNFIGGLGNFHIDNVIQDRIPLRKYEHITTEDKDYVLLKFDGDDFQCNVTFESTPDSDLVVSTVDVGATNYQYLWLRIYAEATEKVFGGGEQFSHFNLRERTYTPPEVVSVLRADDLKYPIWTREQGVGRDKSNLVTYYADLKTGGGGAFHTTYFPQPSFVSTRNYYLHYKDTNYIVLDFSSSTYHEIFIKGIVGKFYFKTGNSPLSLVQSLSQFQGRMPPLPDWVTSGITIGVQGGTDTMLARLKTVQDAGVKVNGLWIQDWSGDIHTSFGKRVFWNWKLNTTLYNKWNDTISDLKKQGIRVLAYVNPNLNKDGDLFKEADSLGYFIMDPRTNKTLLTNFGEFFCGSIDFTNPDAFTWYKETILKKNMIDIGLGGWMADFGEYLPTTAHFHHGEGETLHNKWPLYWAQMNRVAVQESNKEGEVVFFMRSGYSGISNYTTLMWAGDQNVNFDLADGLPSTVVAALSAGVSGIGMTHFDIGGYTTFASMGLKRTSELLIRSGEMAVFTPYMRTHEGNQPDANVQVYSNSYLLQHFARLSKAHSILANYTRAAIEEYIQTGTPVQRPMFFVDQTPNSYAAKYQYMYGPDLVVAPIVTQGATSGDIYLPQGTWVNIWDGDSPHTTYLRST
- the LOC138336301 gene encoding sulfoquinovosidase-like isoform X2, which produces MRTPVLCVTLVTVQLLVAVSGVKRYVFTPTQPDGFKVSINNVTIFQHTLKNPMVFVGEGQTNFIGGLGNFHIDNVIQDRIPLRKYEHITTEDKDYVLLKFDGDDFQCNVTFESTPDSDLVVSTVDVGATNYQYLWLRIYAEATEKVFGGGEQFSHFNLRERTYTPPEVVSVLRADDLKYPIWTREQGVGRDKSNLVTYYADLKTGGGGAFHTTYFPQPSFVSTRNYYLHYKDTNYIVLDFSSSTYHEIFIKGIVGKFYFKTGNSPLSLVQSLSQFQGRMPPLPDWVTSGITIGVQGGTDTMLARLKTVQDAGVKVNGLWIQDWSGDIHTSFGKRVFWNWKLNTTLYNKWNDTISDLKKQGIRVLAYVNPNLNKDGDLFKEADSLGYFIMDPRTNKTLLTNFGEFFCGSIDFTNPDAFTWYKETILKKNMIDIGLGGWMADFGEYLPTTAHFHHGEGETLHNKWPLYWAQMNRVAVQESNKEGEVVFFMRSGYSGISNYTTLMWAGDQNVNFDLADGLPSTVVAALSAGVSGIGMTHFDIGGYTTFASMGLKRTSELLIRSGEMAVFTPYMRTHEGNQPDANVQVYSNSYLLQHFARLSKAHSILANYTRAAIEEYIQTGTPVQRPMFFVDQTPNSYAAKYQYMYGPDLVVAPIVTQGATSGDIYLPQGTWVNIWDGGEYAGFTKITNLSAPLGKPLVFYNYESTYKSVFESFKDLPAPPSPPLPLPTTYPTILVPCINRAAALGSGVWWNLFVVFVIRFLKGFALSDAI
- the LOC138336301 gene encoding sulfoquinovosidase-like isoform X1, which encodes MYLCREVYQTQIACQNNYNDKMRTPVLCVTLVTVQLLVAVSGVKRYVFTPTQPDGFKVSINNVTIFQHTLKNPMVFVGEGQTNFIGGLGNFHIDNVIQDRIPLRKYEHITTEDKDYVLLKFDGDDFQCNVTFESTPDSDLVVSTVDVGATNYQYLWLRIYAEATEKVFGGGEQFSHFNLRERTYTPPEVVSVLRADDLKYPIWTREQGVGRDKSNLVTYYADLKTGGGGAFHTTYFPQPSFVSTRNYYLHYKDTNYIVLDFSSSTYHEIFIKGIVGKFYFKTGNSPLSLVQSLSQFQGRMPPLPDWVTSGITIGVQGGTDTMLARLKTVQDAGVKVNGLWIQDWSGDIHTSFGKRVFWNWKLNTTLYNKWNDTISDLKKQGIRVLAYVNPNLNKDGDLFKEADSLGYFIMDPRTNKTLLTNFGEFFCGSIDFTNPDAFTWYKETILKKNMIDIGLGGWMADFGEYLPTTAHFHHGEGETLHNKWPLYWAQMNRVAVQESNKEGEVVFFMRSGYSGISNYTTLMWAGDQNVNFDLADGLPSTVVAALSAGVSGIGMTHFDIGGYTTFASMGLKRTSELLIRSGEMAVFTPYMRTHEGNQPDANVQVYSNSYLLQHFARLSKAHSILANYTRAAIEEYIQTGTPVQRPMFFVDQTPNSYAAKYQYMYGPDLVVAPIVTQGATSGDIYLPQGTWVNIWDGGEYAGFTKITNLSAPLGKPLVFYNYESTYKSVFESFKDLPAPPSPPLPLPTTYPTILVPCINRAAALGSGVWWNLFVVFVIRFLKGFALSDAI